In the Leptospira sp. WS4.C2 genome, one interval contains:
- a CDS encoding ATP-binding protein produces MKVIFTLLIFCFFCFAVLSCANPETDSPKLVQGVLDLSKHNFQSKPIIPLIGEWRFTPGRFDFTEGGDTILVTIPDSPHWNSYNPNNNKKRTGLGVGSYFFNIIPPKEPINLSLDFNIVFSDCKIYQNGILIGSIGDIYGEGDSFDRRPVQIVLLPTTEEKVRITILLRNRFYQAGGIRFLPLLGKTESLAKARDKEIFEQSLIVGGLFLLGLYQLGIYFTRGRVIGSLFFFLFCQIMALQILATGARSLFLIIGENSSELVFRINFFSQYAGAILGLYYFYSLTREYIPSYIIHGMSGIILIPVFISIFGPIYTISYLHLFVLTFLSFLLAIIIYLIIRYIRDKRDGYIYLGLSSILLIGSASNDIILSLFHKTEPLLLSYGLLLFVIFQSLFLSKHISNEILTAELNLKAAKNQLVQSEKMASLGVMVASVAHDINSPLSAVIASGEAIEKRIVEHFKHLPESDPISRETFPIFLSLVELALTQNEPISTKEARQNKRDLIKYLQSLGINDSEEKVELFVSLGLREIPEEWIPILTNKDSSTFFRIAERVISILQGTMTIRIATHRAIKLVQSLKKFTHFDPKGEKQTINLSDSLDMVLTIFESSMKQGIELTTEFEEIPSIECYPDELNQVWTNIIQNAIQSMTGKGFLKIKIGKKENKGKFHVFVSIEDSGSGIPKDIQTKIFDPFFTTKPIGEGTGLGLYITKHVVEKHDGTIELETKPGRTVFTILLPVKNV; encoded by the coding sequence ATGAAAGTTATATTCACTTTATTAATTTTCTGTTTCTTTTGCTTTGCCGTCCTTTCCTGCGCAAACCCAGAAACCGATTCTCCGAAATTAGTCCAAGGCGTTCTTGATCTTTCAAAACATAACTTTCAATCTAAACCAATAATTCCTCTGATTGGTGAATGGAGATTTACTCCTGGCAGATTTGATTTCACTGAAGGGGGTGATACAATTCTCGTCACCATACCAGATTCACCGCATTGGAATTCTTATAACCCAAATAACAATAAAAAGAGAACAGGTTTAGGAGTCGGAAGTTATTTTTTTAACATCATCCCGCCAAAGGAACCAATTAACCTAAGTCTAGATTTTAATATTGTATTCTCTGATTGTAAAATATATCAAAATGGAATCTTAATTGGATCCATCGGCGATATTTATGGAGAGGGTGATAGTTTTGATCGCAGACCTGTACAAATTGTTCTCTTGCCAACAACTGAAGAAAAAGTTCGGATAACTATTCTTCTTCGGAATCGTTTCTATCAAGCAGGGGGAATTCGTTTCCTTCCACTACTCGGAAAAACTGAGTCCCTTGCAAAAGCGAGAGACAAAGAAATATTTGAACAATCATTGATTGTCGGGGGCCTTTTCCTTTTGGGACTCTATCAGTTGGGAATCTATTTTACTCGCGGTAGAGTCATTGGATCACTGTTTTTCTTTCTGTTTTGCCAGATTATGGCATTACAAATCCTTGCCACAGGAGCCAGGTCGTTATTTCTGATCATCGGCGAAAATTCCAGCGAACTGGTCTTTCGAATCAATTTTTTTAGTCAATATGCAGGTGCCATTTTAGGACTTTATTATTTCTACAGCCTCACCCGCGAATATATACCAAGTTATATCATTCACGGAATGAGTGGTATCATTCTTATACCAGTATTTATTAGCATTTTCGGTCCCATTTATACAATCAGCTATCTCCATCTTTTCGTTCTTACATTCCTCAGTTTTCTTTTAGCCATTATCATTTACTTGATCATTCGCTACATTAGAGATAAAAGAGATGGATATATTTATTTAGGATTATCTTCGATTCTTCTGATTGGTTCTGCGAGTAACGATATTATTTTATCTTTGTTCCACAAAACAGAACCCCTATTACTCTCCTATGGACTTTTGTTATTTGTTATCTTTCAATCTCTCTTTTTATCAAAACATATATCCAATGAAATCCTTACTGCAGAATTAAATTTAAAAGCAGCAAAAAACCAATTGGTTCAGTCAGAAAAGATGGCATCTCTTGGTGTGATGGTGGCTAGTGTTGCTCACGATATCAATTCACCACTAAGCGCCGTCATTGCTTCTGGTGAAGCAATCGAAAAAAGAATAGTAGAACACTTCAAACATCTCCCAGAGTCAGATCCGATATCAAGAGAAACATTTCCCATTTTTCTATCTTTGGTAGAACTAGCATTAACGCAGAACGAACCCATCTCTACAAAAGAAGCCCGACAAAACAAACGAGATTTGATTAAATATTTACAAAGTTTGGGAATCAATGATTCTGAAGAGAAAGTTGAACTTTTTGTTTCCTTAGGACTTCGGGAAATTCCAGAGGAGTGGATTCCCATTCTAACGAACAAAGATAGTTCCACTTTTTTTAGGATAGCAGAAAGAGTAATTTCAATACTACAAGGAACAATGACGATCAGAATCGCCACCCACCGCGCGATAAAATTGGTTCAATCTCTCAAAAAATTTACGCATTTTGACCCAAAAGGTGAAAAACAAACCATCAACCTTTCGGATTCTTTAGACATGGTTCTTACCATTTTTGAGAGTTCCATGAAACAAGGGATTGAACTGACTACCGAATTTGAAGAAATTCCGTCTATCGAATGTTACCCGGATGAATTAAATCAAGTTTGGACCAACATAATTCAAAACGCAATCCAATCCATGACTGGCAAAGGTTTTTTAAAAATCAAAATTGGAAAAAAAGAAAACAAAGGTAAATTCCATGTTTTTGTTTCCATTGAAGATTCGGGCAGTGGGATTCCTAAAGACATACAAACAAAAATCTTTGACCCATTCTTTACAACCAAACCAATCGGAGAAGGAACTGGGCTTGGGCTTTACATAACAAAACACGTGGTAGAAAAACATGATGGAACCATAGAGCTGGAAACGAAACCGGGGAGAACCGTATTTACCATCCTTCTGCCTGTGAAAAATGTATGA